The proteins below come from a single Gordonia pseudamarae genomic window:
- a CDS encoding type II toxin-antitoxin system VapC family toxin — MATSGEIVLLDTSAAIALVRPGQEGHDVAAAAVGGRALGLSGHAVFETFSVLTRLPPPQRLSAAAAAHLITVNFPHSRFLSAERCADLVASFAALGISGGAVYDALVGAAAVEHDLPLLTFDRRAEPTYRALGVNLLAG, encoded by the coding sequence TTGGCGACCAGCGGTGAGATCGTTCTGCTGGACACGAGTGCCGCGATCGCCTTGGTTCGGCCGGGCCAGGAAGGCCACGATGTGGCCGCCGCAGCGGTCGGTGGCCGAGCACTCGGGTTGAGCGGGCACGCGGTATTCGAAACGTTCTCGGTACTCACCCGGCTGCCGCCACCGCAACGGCTGTCTGCGGCGGCCGCGGCACACCTCATCACGGTCAATTTTCCGCACAGCCGGTTCCTCTCAGCTGAACGGTGCGCAGACCTGGTCGCTTCGTTCGCGGCGCTGGGAATATCCGGTGGAGCCGTCTACGACGCACTCGTCGGTGCTGCGGCCGTCGAGCATGACCTGCCGTTGCTCACCTTCGATCGTCGCGCCGAACCGACCTATCGGGCACTGGGCGTGAACCTGCTCGCCGGTTGA
- the aroQ gene encoding type II 3-dehydroquinate dehydratase → MTETTDSPHLPILLLNGPNLNTLGTRQPEVYGTDTLADVVDLVERTAAELGFGVRALQTNHEGEMIDTIHEAVGKISGIVINPAGWTHTSVALADALVIPDVPIMEVHISNVHKREKFRQHSYVSPLASGIVAGYGIRGYEFAVRRLAELVAQ, encoded by the coding sequence ATGACTGAGACCACCGACTCACCCCACCTGCCGATCCTGCTGCTCAACGGGCCCAACCTGAATACGCTCGGGACGCGGCAGCCGGAGGTGTACGGCACCGACACTCTCGCCGACGTCGTCGACCTCGTCGAGCGCACCGCCGCCGAACTCGGCTTCGGTGTACGGGCACTGCAGACCAACCACGAGGGCGAGATGATCGACACGATCCACGAGGCGGTCGGCAAGATCAGCGGCATCGTCATCAACCCGGCGGGCTGGACGCACACGTCGGTGGCCCTGGCCGACGCGCTGGTGATCCCCGACGTACCGATCATGGAGGTGCACATCAGCAATGTGCACAAGCGGGAGAAGTTCCGGCAGCACTCCTATGTGTCGCCGCTCGCCTCGGGCATCGTCGCCGGGTACGGCATCCGCGGCTACGAATTCGCTGTTCGTCGTCTGGCCGAGCTGGTGGCCCAGTAG
- a CDS encoding galactan 5-O-arabinofuranosyltransferase: MTATATDTASAPDDAGRWASVSAVGALPVAAVVGGLVSLVGLEVIGAVDWPAYNSSNVARSLTTLGQVVSIAFLVVAALLYRYGRSSFGQLLASTIGISGLVTVTLGMPLGATRLYLFGLSVDQQFRTEYLTRLTDSPRLSDMTYADLPPYYPAGWFWWGGRFAAARGLDGWEAYKPWAIISMAVAAAVAVVLWNRMVGTDKGSALALAVTVATLMYASPEPYSAVLILLGVPLLITMLYALRGRSRLAGGVVGDLRGTSWAAVAASGLFLGLCAAFYTLYAGLFALVACLMALYLVVSGWVAAKNVSRPDAEVRAARRNVVVTVGVRLLAMAAVSGITALTVWTPYLLDRLSGDAAGSGTATHYLPERGSWLPMPMFEWSLLGALTMAGFVWLVLRFRTRTTAMALGIAVVAVYLFCLLSMAATAAGTTLLAFRLEPMLVAILSAAGVFAAAELAAQAVRRFGDVRTVIGALAVAAAVTVAQGIPGHLSTDITIAYTDTDGTGQRADKRPAGAESYFPRINELIAEQTGTPARETIVLTADYGFLSVFPYRGFQGLTSHYANPLAEFDKRAATIATWAESSTPDELIGHLDTSPWPPPTVFLFRHSDDGYTLRLARDVYPNDPNVERYTVTFDPAAFADNRFQITTVGPFVLVVRQ, from the coding sequence GTGACCGCAACAGCGACCGACACCGCTTCCGCACCTGACGATGCCGGCCGGTGGGCATCGGTGTCCGCCGTAGGGGCGCTGCCGGTGGCGGCCGTCGTCGGTGGTCTCGTCTCGCTGGTGGGGCTGGAGGTGATCGGGGCGGTCGACTGGCCGGCGTACAACTCGTCGAATGTGGCACGGTCGCTGACCACGCTCGGACAGGTCGTCTCGATCGCCTTCCTGGTGGTGGCGGCGCTGCTGTACCGGTACGGACGATCATCGTTCGGGCAGTTGCTGGCGTCGACGATCGGTATCTCCGGGCTGGTCACCGTCACCCTCGGGATGCCGCTGGGCGCCACCCGGCTGTACCTGTTCGGACTCAGCGTCGACCAGCAGTTCCGCACCGAATACCTGACACGCCTGACCGACAGCCCACGACTGTCGGACATGACGTACGCCGATCTGCCGCCCTACTATCCGGCGGGCTGGTTCTGGTGGGGTGGACGGTTCGCCGCCGCCCGCGGCCTGGACGGCTGGGAGGCCTACAAGCCGTGGGCGATCATCTCGATGGCCGTCGCGGCGGCGGTCGCGGTGGTGTTGTGGAACCGGATGGTGGGCACCGACAAGGGTTCGGCACTCGCGCTGGCGGTGACGGTGGCCACGCTCATGTACGCCTCCCCCGAACCGTATTCGGCGGTGCTGATCCTGCTGGGTGTGCCGTTGCTCATCACGATGCTGTACGCCCTGCGCGGCCGGTCGCGGCTGGCGGGCGGGGTGGTCGGCGACCTGCGCGGCACCAGTTGGGCGGCGGTGGCGGCCTCGGGACTGTTCCTGGGTCTGTGCGCCGCCTTCTACACGCTGTACGCGGGTCTGTTCGCGCTCGTCGCATGCCTGATGGCGCTGTATCTGGTGGTGTCCGGATGGGTGGCCGCCAAGAACGTGTCGCGGCCCGACGCCGAGGTCCGGGCCGCCCGGCGGAACGTCGTGGTGACCGTGGGCGTGCGGCTGCTCGCGATGGCGGCCGTGTCCGGGATCACGGCGCTGACCGTGTGGACCCCGTACCTGCTCGACCGGCTGTCCGGCGACGCGGCCGGCTCGGGCACGGCGACCCACTACCTGCCCGAGCGTGGTTCGTGGTTGCCGATGCCGATGTTCGAGTGGTCGCTGCTCGGGGCGCTCACCATGGCCGGTTTCGTGTGGCTGGTACTGCGCTTCCGTACGCGGACCACGGCAATGGCGCTGGGTATCGCCGTGGTCGCGGTCTACCTGTTCTGCCTGCTGTCGATGGCCGCCACCGCGGCGGGCACCACCCTGCTGGCCTTCCGGCTCGAACCGATGCTGGTGGCGATCCTCTCGGCCGCGGGCGTTTTCGCCGCGGCCGAGCTGGCCGCACAGGCGGTGCGGCGGTTCGGTGACGTGCGGACCGTCATCGGAGCCCTCGCCGTCGCCGCCGCCGTCACCGTGGCGCAGGGGATTCCGGGACATCTGTCCACCGACATCACCATCGCCTACACCGACACCGACGGCACCGGGCAACGCGCCGACAAGCGGCCGGCCGGTGCCGAATCGTACTTCCCGCGGATCAACGAACTCATCGCCGAACAGACCGGCACACCCGCCCGCGAGACCATCGTGCTGACCGCCGACTACGGATTCCTGTCGGTGTTCCCCTATCGGGGATTCCAGGGACTGACGTCGCACTACGCGAATCCGTTGGCCGAGTTCGACAAACGCGCCGCAACAATCGCCACCTGGGCCGAATCGTCGACGCCCGACGAGTTGATCGGCCACCTCGACACGTCGCCGTGGCCCCCTCCCACTGTGTTCCTGTTCCGGCACAGCGACGACGGTTACACGCTGCGCCTGGCCCGCGACGTCTACCCGAACGATCCGAACGTCGAACGCTACACGGTGACGTTCGATCCGGCGGCCTTCGCCGACAACCGTTTCCAGATCACCACCGTCGGGCCCTTCGTGCTCGTCGTCCGACAGTGA
- a CDS encoding AbrB/MazE/SpoVT family DNA-binding domain-containing protein, with amino-acid sequence MRTTIDRSGRIVVPKELRARIGLVPGEIEIRVSGSSLVIEPVAGDDLVAKDGLLVLPDGGPELSADDIRELRLGDQR; translated from the coding sequence ATGAGAACTACCATTGATCGTTCTGGTCGCATCGTCGTCCCCAAGGAACTGCGCGCGCGCATCGGACTCGTGCCAGGTGAGATCGAGATCAGGGTGTCGGGTAGTTCGCTGGTGATCGAACCGGTGGCCGGTGATGACCTGGTGGCCAAGGACGGCCTGCTCGTGCTTCCCGATGGCGGGCCGGAGTTGTCGGCCGACGATATCCGGGAGCTGCGCCTTGGCGACCAGCGGTGA
- a CDS encoding decaprenylphospho-beta-D-erythro-pentofuranosid-2-ulose 2-reductase codes for MFNAVGVPQSILVLGGSSEIGLAITEEYLKKGPMRVVLAVVPGDPAAAAATEQLKAAGASSVECIDFDARAPETHPDVIDKAFAGGDIDVSIVAFGIQGDDEQAWQDHKLAVAEADINYTAAVSVGVLLGQKLRAQGFGQIIAMSSVAGERVRRSNFVYGSTKAGLDGFYLGLGEALREFGIRVLVVRPGMVRTRLSAHVAEAPLTLNKDEVGKLVVAAADKGKEIVWAPAPFRIIMSVLRHVPRPIFRKLPV; via the coding sequence ATGTTCAACGCCGTCGGCGTTCCCCAATCGATCCTGGTCCTGGGCGGAAGCTCGGAGATCGGGCTGGCCATCACCGAGGAATACCTGAAGAAGGGCCCGATGCGGGTCGTGCTGGCCGTCGTTCCCGGTGACCCCGCCGCGGCAGCGGCCACCGAACAGCTCAAGGCGGCGGGCGCGTCGTCCGTCGAGTGCATCGACTTCGACGCCCGTGCGCCCGAAACCCACCCCGACGTCATCGACAAGGCCTTCGCCGGCGGTGACATCGACGTGTCGATCGTCGCCTTCGGCATCCAGGGCGACGACGAGCAGGCCTGGCAGGACCACAAGCTGGCCGTCGCCGAAGCCGACATCAACTACACCGCCGCCGTCTCGGTGGGTGTGCTGCTGGGCCAGAAGCTGCGCGCGCAGGGATTCGGGCAGATCATCGCGATGAGTTCGGTGGCCGGTGAGCGAGTACGTCGCTCCAACTTCGTGTACGGCTCCACCAAAGCCGGCCTCGACGGTTTCTACCTGGGCCTGGGCGAGGCACTGCGCGAGTTCGGCATCCGGGTTCTCGTGGTGCGTCCGGGCATGGTGCGCACCCGGCTGTCGGCGCACGTCGCCGAGGCGCCGCTCACCCTGAACAAGGACGAGGTGGGCAAGCTGGTGGTGGCCGCCGCCGACAAGGGCAAGGAAATCGTGTGGGCGCCCGCCCCATTCCGGATCATCATGTCGGTGCTGCGGCACGTGCCGCGGCCCATCTTCCGCAAGCTGCCGGTGTAA
- a CDS encoding MBL fold metallo-hydrolase: MTISRVDAGSSTAYLVDSGVVNWVLLQEGTDLTLIDGGYPRQADKVVESIERIGRRPEDIRGALLTHAHVDHLGGLVRLQQRYGFDVFMDPIEVAHARRDYLQQANAFTLARIPLRNMPLVLRWISRVLPLGVLSRKGLDGLAFGQSGPLDLPGSPEPIAAHGHTDGHSAYLVAAGQALVSGDALISGHDVSRISGPQCAHGAFNHDAAANRRAVEHFTTLSADTLLPGHGPFYRGSVADAAASALSSDSA; the protein is encoded by the coding sequence ATGACCATTTCGCGGGTCGACGCAGGGTCGTCGACCGCCTACCTCGTCGACAGCGGGGTGGTCAATTGGGTTCTGCTGCAAGAGGGTACCGACCTGACCCTGATCGACGGCGGATATCCGCGCCAGGCCGACAAGGTGGTCGAGTCAATCGAGCGGATCGGGCGCCGGCCCGAGGACATCCGCGGCGCACTGCTCACCCACGCACACGTCGATCACCTCGGCGGGCTGGTGAGACTACAGCAGCGCTACGGATTCGACGTCTTCATGGACCCGATCGAGGTGGCGCACGCCCGCCGCGACTACCTGCAGCAGGCCAACGCATTCACCCTTGCGCGCATCCCGCTGCGCAACATGCCGCTGGTGCTGCGCTGGATCAGCCGGGTGCTGCCACTGGGCGTACTCAGCCGCAAGGGTCTCGACGGTCTGGCCTTCGGCCAGTCCGGACCGCTCGACCTGCCCGGAAGTCCTGAACCGATAGCCGCGCACGGACATACCGACGGACATAGCGCCTACCTGGTCGCGGCAGGTCAGGCACTCGTCTCCGGTGACGCCCTCATCAGCGGTCACGACGTGTCCCGCATCAGCGGACCCCAATGTGCGCACGGCGCGTTCAATCACGACGCCGCCGCCAACCGGCGCGCCGTCGAACACTTCACCACCCTGTCCGCCGATACCCTGCTCCCCGGCCACGGGCCGTTCTACCGGGGCAGCGTCGCCGACGCGGCAGCATCAGCGCTGAGTTCGGACTCCGCTTGA